The proteins below are encoded in one region of Telopea speciosissima isolate NSW1024214 ecotype Mountain lineage chromosome 10, Tspe_v1, whole genome shotgun sequence:
- the LOC122644005 gene encoding U-box domain-containing protein 3-like → MDTRSAPCLVNSISRFIHLVAFQTVKFVPVQKHYQYMVSILNVLKPVLNEVVDSKMPSNEFLLKECEELDLAVNEAREFMEKWNPKMSKIYSVVQSEPFARKIQSSSLEFCHILCRFHQSSPPNSHLTSVQYCIQELQNNEQESISEVVEEAINDQRDNLTPRAEILLKIADLLSLTSNQELLAESVALEKERVKAGCKKNNWEIDHVDQMVNLVAHIRDWMGKFEQFGEINGVPVPSYFRCPLSLELMLDPVIVASGQTYERVFIQKWLDQGLSICPKTRQTLSHTNLIPNYTVKALIANWCEDNKIRIFSTSDCNYMSTPSLSHNVSSHDFVHQDSLHGSLHSSNSTSRSSLGVGNGSEKQRIDEVSPRYSANNCNVCSSNVTSKCVQPSPEQLYIHSRSESDSSAISSIEYMPMAMMTGLTEEPRVLSKQVDASFLSEVKSEGLAYSPNRDSGFSPWLSGKQFQKSKTTMAVAEDGNRNHQRSLSLPFSDAEFDYLTTSSHVEKVVDDLKSQSNEVQTAAAAELRLLTKHNVENRIIIAQCGAIEPLISLLYSAVKLTQEHAVTALLNLSINEDNKALIADGGAIEPLIHVLESGNAGAKENSAATLFSLSVLEEYKMKIGRSNAVKALVDLLGSGTLRGKKDAATALFNLSIFHQNKARIVQAGAVKYLVELMNPSTSMVDKAVALLANLSTIPEGRSAITREGGIPLLVEVAETGSQRGKENAASILLQLCTDSQKFCALILQEGAVPPLVALSLSGTPRAKEKAQQILSHFRNQREGTVGKASS, encoded by the exons ATGGACACAAGATCTGCACCATGCCTGGTTAATAGCATTTCTCGATTCATTCATCTGGTTGCCTTCCAGACTGTGAAATTTGTGCCTGTGCAGAAGCATTATCAATATATGGTCAGTATATTGAACGTCTTAAAGCCTGTGCTTAATGAAGTTGTTGATTCCAAAATGCCTTCAAATGAATTTCTACTTAAAGAATGCGAGGAATTGGATTTGGCTGTCAATGAGGCTAGAGAGTTCATGGAGAAGTGGAATCCAAAGATGAGCAAGATATATAGT GTTGTGCAGAGTGAGCCATTTGCAAGAAAAATCCAGAGTTCTTCACTGGAATTTTGCCACATATTGTGTAGGTTTCATCAGTCATCTCCACCTAATTCCCATTTAACCAGTGTTCAG TATTGCATTCAGGAGCTTCAAAATAATGAGCAGGAGAGCATATCGGAGGTTGTGGAAGAGGCCATAAATGATCAAAGGGATAATCTCACCCCTCGTGCTGAGATCCTACTAAAAATTGCTGATTTACTCAGTTTGACATCAAATCAAGAGTTGCTGGCAGAGAGTGTGGCTCTGGAAAAAGAGAGAGTGAAGGCTGGATGCAAGAAAAACAATTGGGAGATAGACCATGTAGATCAGATGGTGAATCTTGTTGCCCATATTCGTGATTGGATGGGTAAATTTGAGCAATTTGGGGAAATAAATGGTGTACCTGTTCCTTCATACTTCCGTTGCCCACTGTCATTGGAACTAATGTTGGACCCAGTAATTGTGGCCTCTGGACAGACGTATGAGAGGGTTTTTATCCAAAAGTGGCTCGATCAGGGGCTTTCCATTTGCCCCAAAACCCGACAAACTCTCTCACATACAAATCTCATACCAAATTACACTGTAAAGGCACTGATAGCAAATTGGTGTGAGGACAATAAAATAAGGATTTTCAGTACTTCTGATTGCAACTATATGTCAACCCCATCCTTGTCTCATAATGTATCTTCTCATGATTTTGTCCATCAGGATAGCCTCCATGGTTCTTTGCATAGCAGCAATTCCACTTCAAGGTCCTCTCTGGGAGTCGGAAATGGATCTGAGAAGCAAAGGATTGATGAGGTCTCTCCCAGGTATAGCGCAAACAATTGCAATGTATGCAGCAGCAACGTAACTTCTAAATGTGTCCAACCTTCGCCAGAACAGTTGTATATTCACAGCCGAAGTGAATCAGACTCAAGTGCCATTTCCAGCATTGAGTATATGCCTATGGCAATGATGACTGGTCTTACCGAAGAGCCAAGGGTGTTGAGTAAGCAAGTGGATGCTAGTTTTTTGTCAGAAGTCAAATCGGAGGGTCTGGCTTATTCTCCAAATAGAGATTCGGGATTTTCTCCATGGTTGTCTGggaaacaatttcaaaaatccAAGACAACGATGGCAGTGGCTGAGGATGGCAACAGGAATCATCAAAGAAGcctttctcttccattttctgaTGCTGAATTTGATTATTTAACCACTTCTTCCCATGTTGAGAAAGTGGTTGATGATCTAAAGAGTCAATCCAATGAAGTGCAGACTGCTGCTGCAGCAGAGCTGCGGCTTCTTACAAAGCACAATGTTGAGAACCGTATCATTATTGCGCAGTGTGGAGCTATTGAACCTTTGATTTCATTGCTCTATTCAGCAGTGAAACTGACACAAGAGCATGCTGTCACTGCCCTATTGAACTTATCAATAAATGAAGATAATAAAGCCTTGATTGCGGATGGAGGAGCTATAGAACCACTTATCCATGTTCTCGAGTCAGGAAATGCAGGGGCCAAAGAAAACTCTGCTGCAACTTTATTTAGTCTATCTGTATTGGAAGAATACAAGATGAAAATTGGTCGTTCCAATGCAGTGAAGGCATTGGTTGATCTGCTAGGCTCTGGGACACTGAGGGGGAAGAAAGATGCTGCTACTGCCTTGTTCAATTTATCGATCTTTCATCAGAACAAGGCACGCATAGTCCAGGCTGGGGCTGTTAAGTATCTTGTTGAGTTGATGAATCCTTCCACAAGTATGGTTGACAAAGCTGTTGCTCTTCTTGCAAACCTCTCTACCATTCCAGAGGGACGGTCTGCTATTACTCGCGAAGGCGGCATCCCATTACTAGTTGAGGTTGCTGAAACAGGATCacagagaggaaaagaaaatgctGCATCCATCTTGTTGCAGCTCTGCACTGATAGCCAAAAGTTCTGTGCTCTGATTCTGCAAGAAGGAGCAGTGCCACCTCTTGTTGCATTATCTCTATCTGGGACACCAAGAGCAAAAGAGAAG GCACAACAGATTCTTAGTCACTTCAGGAACCAGCGAGAGGGGACTGTTGGAAAGGCAAGTTCATGA